The proteins below come from a single Penaeus monodon isolate SGIC_2016 chromosome 23, NSTDA_Pmon_1, whole genome shotgun sequence genomic window:
- the LOC119587802 gene encoding uncharacterized protein LOC119587802 (The sequence of the model RefSeq protein was modified relative to this genomic sequence to represent the inferred CDS: added 37 bases not found in genome assembly), whose amino-acid sequence MMTKILLVALVSVACAASVEKREGPVAQARDTSSSYAAPAPAPSYDGGSQGNLYYYYYPVQEYGETGAASGDFDIFTAIILPLLILGGLLLLLSSLTFTLTTGRALSTETQEPALMDQLHDEIERVFYIYLNAFESEQCLQRTICEMGAYSKDLKGKDFVLGLLEPLVPEGMKGNLAIFKKAAESGYETGKCKKFRCLAPKLL is encoded by the exons ATGATGACCAAGATCCTGCTCGTGGCTTTGGTGAGCGTGGCCTGCGCCGCCTCCGTCGAGAAGCGCGAGGGCCCCGTGGCCCAGGCCCGCGACACG ACGACGGCGGCTCGCAGGGCAacctctattactactactaccccgTCCAGGAGTACGGCGAGACCGGCGCTGCCTCCGGCGACTTCGACATCTTCACTGCCATCATCCTGCCCCTGCTGATCCTCGGCGGTCTGCTCCTGCTGCTgtcctccctcaccttcaccctcaccaccGGAAGGGCCCTCAGCACCGAGACCCAGGAGCCCGCCCTCATGGACCAGCTCCACGACGAGATTGAGCGCGTCTTCTACATCTACCTCAACGCCTTCGAGAGCGAGCAGTGCCTCCAGAGGACCATCTGCGAGATGGGCGCCTACTCCAAGGACCTCAAGGGCAAGGACTTCGTCCTCGG CCTGCTGGAGCCCCTGGTCCCTGAGGGCATGAAGGGTAACCTCGCCATCTTCAAGAAGGCCGCCGAATCCGGCTACGAGACTGGCAAGTGCAAGAAGTTCAGGTGCCTCGCCCCCAAGCTTCTCTAA